A section of the Rhizobium sp. SSA_523 genome encodes:
- a CDS encoding methyl-accepting chemotaxis protein: MSFLRNASIRTKILTLVASTAAIGILGTGIMTNGYKGADTTYSAFIASDMTSAMEMARSTTSLLASEVAAYQIVHLDAATESRLSPIESYEEGKATVYRRLDKAKQLAPADAATIEGFAQRARGIYAAFDQAIALDKEGRTVEATAALTGMDGQISSWRNDLRDWNNKRLEDLARQSDALTAQTNTMIASILGGLGLLFGLGLAAALYISARGITGPIDALRGRMLSLAEGRTQDDVPGIGRRDEVGEMADAVAVFRDNAIERLRLEAEAEANRSLSETERLQRDAENARAAAEVKFAVESLAGALSRLAEGDVSYRIDQTFTASLDQVRHDFNHSADKLQAALMAVAQNARGIDSGANEIKAAADDLARRTEQQAAAVEETAAALEEITTTVKDSTRRAQEAGALVARTRQGAEQSGEVVRRAVSSMEKIEKSSSEISSIIGVIDEIAFQTNLLALNAGVEAARAGEAGKGFAVVAQEVRELAQRSATAAKEIKALISTSNQQVQEGVQLVGETGKALQTIVAEVHEINRHVTAIVEAAQEQSSGLQQINTAVNQMDQDTQKNAAMVEESTAASHGLAREVASLNALLSQFKLAESGHAAPGARLAAGEPRIAASPARALSRKLASAFSGNAALATKTDNWEEF; the protein is encoded by the coding sequence TTGTCTTTCCTCCGCAATGCGAGCATTCGCACAAAGATCCTGACGCTCGTCGCGTCCACCGCCGCCATCGGCATCCTTGGTACCGGCATTATGACGAACGGCTACAAGGGCGCCGACACAACCTATTCCGCCTTCATCGCCAGCGACATGACATCGGCGATGGAAATGGCCCGCTCGACAACCTCGCTTCTGGCCTCGGAGGTCGCGGCCTACCAGATCGTCCACCTGGACGCGGCGACCGAAAGCCGGCTTTCGCCGATCGAGAGCTACGAGGAAGGCAAGGCAACCGTCTATCGCCGCCTCGACAAGGCAAAGCAGCTGGCTCCCGCGGACGCCGCAACCATCGAGGGGTTTGCGCAGCGTGCAAGGGGCATCTATGCCGCCTTCGATCAGGCCATCGCGCTCGACAAGGAAGGCAGGACGGTCGAGGCCACCGCGGCCCTGACCGGAATGGACGGCCAGATTTCCAGCTGGCGCAATGATCTGCGCGACTGGAACAACAAGCGCCTGGAGGACCTCGCGCGGCAATCGGACGCGCTTACGGCGCAGACCAATACCATGATCGCCAGCATCCTCGGCGGGCTTGGCCTGTTGTTCGGCCTCGGTCTCGCAGCCGCCCTCTACATCTCCGCCCGCGGCATTACCGGGCCGATCGACGCGCTGCGCGGCCGGATGCTGTCGCTGGCCGAAGGCCGCACGCAAGACGATGTGCCCGGCATCGGCAGGCGCGACGAAGTCGGCGAGATGGCCGATGCGGTCGCCGTCTTCCGCGACAATGCCATTGAGCGTCTGCGTCTGGAGGCGGAAGCCGAGGCCAATCGCAGCCTTTCCGAGACCGAACGCCTGCAACGGGATGCCGAGAATGCCAGGGCAGCGGCCGAGGTGAAATTCGCCGTGGAGAGCCTGGCGGGCGCCCTGTCGCGGCTTGCCGAAGGCGATGTCTCCTACCGCATCGATCAAACATTCACCGCCAGCCTGGACCAGGTGCGGCACGATTTCAACCACTCGGCGGACAAGCTGCAGGCCGCGCTGATGGCAGTTGCCCAGAATGCCCGCGGCATCGATTCCGGCGCCAACGAGATCAAGGCCGCGGCCGATGACCTGGCCAGGCGCACCGAGCAGCAGGCGGCCGCCGTGGAGGAAACCGCCGCTGCGCTGGAGGAGATCACGACGACCGTCAAGGATTCCACCCGCCGCGCCCAGGAGGCCGGCGCTTTGGTGGCCCGCACCCGCCAGGGGGCGGAACAATCCGGCGAAGTCGTGCGCCGCGCCGTCTCCTCGATGGAAAAGATCGAGAAATCGTCGAGCGAGATCTCCTCGATCATCGGCGTCATCGACGAGATCGCCTTCCAGACCAATCTTCTGGCGCTGAATGCCGGGGTCGAGGCGGCGCGTGCCGGCGAGGCCGGCAAGGGCTTTGCGGTGGTGGCCCAGGAAGTGCGCGAGCTTGCCCAGCGTTCCGCGACCGCGGCCAAGGAAATCAAGGCCTTGATCTCGACATCGAACCAACAGGTTCAGGAAGGCGTGCAGCTGGTCGGGGAGACCGGCAAGGCACTCCAGACCATCGTTGCGGAAGTCCATGAGATCAACCGCCACGTGACGGCCATTGTCGAGGCGGCGCAGGAACAGTCCTCCGGGCTGCAGCAGATCAACACGGCCGTCAATCAGATGGACCAGGACACGCAGAAGAATGCCGCCATGGTGGAGGAATCGACTGCCGCCAGCCATGGGCTTGCCCGAGAAGTGGCATCGCTCAACGCACTCCTGTCGCAGTTCAAGCTGGCCGAAAGCGGACATGCCGCACCGGGCGCCCGGCTTGCCGCGGGTGAGCCGCGCATCGCCGCCTCCCCGGCGCGTGCCCTGAGCCGCAAGCTTGCCAGCGCTTTCTCCGGCAATGCCGCTTTGGCGACGAAGACCGACAATTGGGAAGAGTTCTGA
- a CDS encoding YbfB/YjiJ family MFS transporter, which yields MSLSRSPDHPLLIGFAGAVAMAAAMGFGRFFFTPVLPGMMSDIPLSAADAGLIAAGNFAGYLAGALLASQSWAAGRERHLALGGLLATALLLACMAATSALWLFILIRCLAGLASAFAMIFTSAIVLPHALGRSAVQSVHFGGVGAGIALSSVVAFLIHRMAGDAAHGWRLDWLVASGVVLAALAFVGRHLPRPVAGHRMAPEPPIRWTRPLVLLTLSYGLFGFGYVVTATFLVAIVRLAAAGPAVEAGAWLVTGLAAAVSLFLWRPLLQRLGAGRCYLLCLLMEAVGVTASVLMPPVAGALIGGLLLGLTFMTITAYGLQIARQLAPDSQRRALALMTAAFGTGQIVGPLVAGWASEWSGSFTLASLIAAAILVLAAVLAAPILRRS from the coding sequence ATGTCCTTGTCCCGCTCCCCCGACCACCCGCTGCTGATCGGTTTTGCCGGCGCCGTTGCCATGGCGGCGGCCATGGGGTTCGGCCGCTTCTTCTTCACGCCGGTGCTGCCCGGCATGATGAGCGATATACCGCTCTCTGCCGCCGATGCGGGATTGATCGCGGCGGGCAATTTTGCCGGCTATCTCGCCGGCGCCCTCCTTGCCAGCCAAAGCTGGGCGGCTGGACGCGAACGGCACCTGGCGCTGGGCGGGCTTCTTGCCACGGCCCTGCTGCTGGCCTGCATGGCGGCGACGAGCGCGCTTTGGCTCTTCATCCTCATCCGCTGTCTCGCCGGCCTTGCCAGCGCCTTTGCAATGATCTTCACCTCCGCGATCGTGCTGCCCCATGCGCTTGGCCGAAGCGCCGTGCAATCGGTGCATTTCGGCGGAGTGGGGGCGGGGATCGCCCTGTCCTCGGTCGTTGCCTTTCTGATCCACCGAATGGCCGGCGATGCCGCCCATGGCTGGCGGCTGGACTGGCTCGTCGCCTCCGGCGTCGTCCTCGCCGCGCTTGCCTTTGTCGGCCGCCATCTGCCGCGGCCGGTTGCGGGCCATCGCATGGCGCCCGAGCCGCCCATCCGCTGGACGCGGCCGCTTGTTCTGTTGACGCTGTCCTACGGCCTGTTCGGCTTCGGCTATGTCGTCACGGCCACTTTCCTGGTGGCGATCGTGCGCTTGGCGGCGGCGGGACCGGCGGTGGAAGCGGGTGCCTGGCTGGTCACCGGCCTGGCGGCCGCCGTCTCGCTGTTCCTGTGGCGCCCGCTGCTCCAGCGCCTGGGCGCCGGCCGCTGCTATCTCCTGTGCCTGTTGATGGAAGCGGTGGGCGTGACGGCATCCGTGCTGATGCCGCCGGTCGCAGGCGCCTTGATCGGCGGGCTGCTTCTGGGGCTGACCTTCATGACCATTACCGCCTACGGCTTGCAGATTGCCCGCCAGCTTGCGCCCGACAGCCAGCGGCGGGCGCTGGCGCTGATGACCGCCGCCTTCGGGACCGGTCAGATCGTCGGCCCGCTGGTGGCCGGCTGGGCGAGCGAATGGAGCGGCTCCTTCACGCTGGCCTCGCTGATCGCAGCCGCCATCCTTGTCCTTGCGGCCGTGCTGGCAGCGCCGATCCTGCGCCGGAGCTGA